One window from the genome of Thermus sediminis encodes:
- a CDS encoding carbohydrate ABC transporter permease, with translation MGRLLRHLFVFAVLLFVALPFLWMAYAAFMPKEAVYSGELFSQVGFSLENVRGLAGEGFWGRLLFSLGLSSGVVLLQLFTALLAAYALRAGLGLLALYLVLMAVPAELLLVPLYGILRGLSLLDTVFALLLPFAASPFVIYLVFQAMRAVPEELLEAARLDGAGHRVLLFWILFPLVRPTLVAAGVLAFATHWNLVLYPRVVVTDPNLWTVQTWLTDLQRKYPTDWGLLSAAALLSVLPIALLYLAFERRVVATFEEGLKG, from the coding sequence GTGGGCCGGTTGCTGCGCCACCTCTTCGTCTTCGCCGTCCTCCTCTTCGTGGCCCTTCCCTTCCTCTGGATGGCCTACGCCGCCTTCATGCCCAAGGAGGCGGTGTACTCCGGGGAGCTCTTCTCCCAGGTGGGCTTTAGCCTGGAGAACGTGCGGGGCCTGGCAGGAGAGGGCTTTTGGGGACGCCTCCTCTTCTCTTTAGGCCTCTCCTCGGGGGTGGTCCTCCTGCAGCTTTTCACCGCCCTCCTGGCCGCCTACGCCCTCAGAGCCGGGCTTGGCCTTCTGGCCCTCTACCTGGTCCTCATGGCCGTTCCCGCTGAGCTGCTCCTGGTGCCCCTTTACGGCATCCTGAGGGGGCTTTCCCTTTTGGACACGGTCTTTGCCCTCCTGCTGCCCTTCGCCGCCAGCCCCTTCGTCATCTATCTGGTCTTCCAGGCCATGCGGGCGGTGCCCGAGGAGCTTCTGGAGGCGGCCAGGCTGGACGGGGCGGGGCATAGGGTCCTCCTCTTCTGGATTCTCTTCCCCTTGGTGCGGCCCACCCTGGTGGCGGCTGGGGTCTTGGCCTTCGCCACCCACTGGAACCTGGTCCTCTACCCCCGGGTGGTGGTCACGGACCCCAACCTCTGGACGGTGCAGACCTGGCTCACCGACCTGCAGCGCAAGTACCCCACGGACTGGGGCCTCCTCTCGGCGGCAGCCCTCCTGAGCGTTCTCCCCATCGCCCTCCTCTACCTGGCCTTTGAGAGGCGGGTGGTGGCCACCTTTGAAGAGGGGTTGAAGGGGTAG
- a CDS encoding CaiB/BaiF CoA transferase family protein: protein MKPLSGIKVLDLSRVLAGPLCTLILADLGAEVVKVEPPWGDETRGWGPPFLMGESAYFLAVNRGKRSLALDLKREEGQAAVRRLAQEADVLVENFKTGDLKRYRLDYESLSGLNPRLVYLSITGFGHTGPRAQEPGYDAALQGYTGIMSVTGEPEGPPMKVGVAWIDVMTGMMGAVAVLAALLERERSGQGQHIDLSLYDVGLFALANLGESYLLTGVPPKRLGNAHAQIVPYGAFPAEDGWIVLAVGNDEQFGRLCRALGLPGLGERFPQNQKRVENREEVEKALSQVLRTRPRAYWLSRLKEAGVPVAPVNDLKEAFADPQAEARGAIWMLEHPLLGNLPTLANPLRFLSRTPAGPSLPPPLLGEHTEAVLLEAGLTQEEVQALVEKGVARKRDGVG, encoded by the coding sequence ATGAAGCCCCTTTCTGGCATCAAGGTCCTAGACCTCTCCCGGGTCCTGGCAGGGCCCCTTTGCACCCTGATCCTGGCCGACCTGGGGGCCGAGGTGGTCAAGGTGGAACCCCCCTGGGGGGACGAGACCCGGGGCTGGGGCCCCCCCTTTTTGATGGGGGAAAGCGCCTACTTCCTCGCCGTGAACCGGGGCAAGCGGAGCCTGGCCTTGGACCTGAAGCGGGAGGAGGGCCAGGCTGCGGTGCGCCGCCTGGCCCAGGAGGCCGACGTCCTGGTGGAGAACTTCAAGACGGGGGACCTGAAGCGCTACAGGCTTGATTACGAAAGCCTTAGCGGCCTCAACCCCCGGTTGGTCTACCTGTCCATCACCGGCTTCGGCCACACGGGGCCCAGGGCCCAGGAGCCTGGGTACGACGCCGCCCTCCAGGGCTACACGGGCATCATGTCCGTGACCGGGGAGCCGGAGGGCCCCCCCATGAAGGTGGGGGTGGCCTGGATTGACGTGATGACGGGGATGATGGGGGCGGTGGCGGTCCTGGCCGCCCTCCTGGAGCGGGAAAGGAGCGGCCAGGGCCAGCACATCGACCTCTCCCTTTACGACGTGGGCCTCTTCGCCCTGGCCAACCTGGGGGAAAGCTACCTCCTCACCGGGGTTCCCCCAAAAAGGCTCGGGAACGCCCACGCCCAGATCGTGCCCTACGGGGCCTTTCCTGCGGAGGACGGCTGGATCGTCCTGGCGGTGGGCAACGACGAGCAGTTCGGCAGACTCTGCCGGGCCTTGGGCCTCCCCGGGCTAGGGGAGCGCTTTCCCCAAAACCAAAAGAGGGTGGAGAACCGGGAAGAGGTGGAAAAGGCCCTCTCCCAGGTCCTCCGCACCCGACCCCGGGCCTACTGGCTCTCCCGGCTCAAGGAGGCGGGCGTGCCCGTGGCCCCGGTGAACGACCTAAAGGAGGCCTTCGCCGACCCCCAGGCGGAGGCCAGGGGGGCCATCTGGATGCTGGAGCACCCCCTTTTGGGAAACCTCCCCACCCTGGCCAACCCCTTGCGCTTCCTCTCCCGCACCCCCGCAGGGCCCAGCCTGCCCCCGCCCCTTTTAGGGGAGCACACGGAGGCGGTCCTCCTGGAGGCGGGCCTCACCCAGGAGGAGGTCCAAGCCCTTGTGGAAAAGGGGGTGGCCCGGAAGCGGGATGGGGTGGGCTAA
- a CDS encoding ABC transporter permease, with protein MLRLILFEAFKLFRLRSVRIGLFAAFLLPFLWALAPGLKEVYGLVLASGWQVVSLSLLAGMEFLFPFLVVMAAGESLGSEVAQGTLKSLLLRPLPRTPLLLAKLLALLLYPFVLLGASFLGGLLAGLPHGLGPFFGGTGLGEGGFAGVGLLTPQVALEELLRAHLLAGAVLLPLASLALLYATLLLSTTAAALAAVATLLLMRLLVAFPALTPFLLTTYLDLHLRPEAAGLGLSLLLIYTLGFALLAALVFERQDL; from the coding sequence ATGCTTAGGCTCATCCTCTTTGAGGCCTTCAAGCTCTTCCGGCTCCGCTCCGTGCGGATTGGGCTTTTTGCCGCCTTCCTCCTCCCCTTCCTCTGGGCCCTGGCCCCCGGGCTCAAGGAGGTCTACGGCCTGGTCCTGGCCTCGGGCTGGCAGGTGGTCTCCCTGAGCCTCCTTGCGGGCATGGAGTTCCTCTTCCCCTTCCTGGTGGTCATGGCGGCGGGCGAGTCCCTGGGGAGCGAGGTGGCCCAGGGCACGCTGAAAAGCCTCCTCCTTCGCCCCCTTCCCCGGACCCCCCTCCTGCTCGCCAAGCTCCTCGCCCTCCTCCTCTACCCCTTCGTCCTCCTCGGGGCAAGCTTCCTGGGGGGGCTCCTCGCGGGCCTGCCCCACGGCCTCGGCCCCTTCTTCGGGGGCACGGGCCTGGGGGAGGGGGGGTTCGCCGGGGTAGGCCTCCTCACCCCCCAGGTGGCCCTAGAGGAACTCCTCCGGGCCCACCTCCTGGCGGGGGCGGTGCTCCTGCCCCTGGCCTCCTTGGCCCTCCTCTACGCCACCCTCCTCCTCTCCACCACGGCGGCCGCCCTGGCGGCGGTGGCCACCCTCCTCCTCATGCGCCTCCTGGTGGCCTTTCCCGCCCTCACCCCCTTCCTCCTCACCACCTATCTGGACCTGCACCTCAGGCCAGAGGCGGCGGGGCTGGGCCTCTCCCTCCTCCTCATCTACACCCTGGGCTTCGCCCTTTTGGCCGCTTTGGTCTTTGAGCGCCAGGACCTCTAG
- a CDS encoding glucokinase, with protein sequence MTVVGLDLGGTKIAAGAFDGKRLLSQVVLPTPKEGGMAVVAALAEAARRAEEEAEVRAVALGLGSPGPLDFREGKIRFTPNIPNMEDFPIRRLLEEATARPVFLENDANAAALAEHHLGAGKGERSSLFLTVSTGIGGGVVLEGRVLRGERGQGGELGHLTLLPGGPACGCGLEGCLEALAAGRALEREAGYAYRRPVDVRELFRLFGEGDPRAERILLQGARYVGMGLASLVKAFDPGVVVLGGGVALNAPEGYWEALLEAYRRYLRGWEVPPLKKALLGAEAGLLGAALTAYLEVRDGAR encoded by the coding sequence ATGACGGTGGTGGGCCTGGACCTAGGGGGCACCAAGATCGCCGCCGGGGCCTTTGACGGGAAAAGGCTCCTCTCCCAGGTGGTCCTCCCCACCCCCAAGGAAGGGGGGATGGCGGTGGTGGCAGCCCTGGCGGAGGCGGCGAGGCGGGCGGAAGAGGAGGCCGAGGTGAGGGCCGTGGCCCTGGGCCTCGGCAGCCCGGGGCCCTTGGACTTCCGGGAGGGGAAGATCCGCTTCACCCCCAACATCCCCAACATGGAGGACTTCCCCATCCGCCGCCTCCTGGAGGAGGCCACAGCAAGGCCGGTCTTCTTGGAGAACGACGCCAACGCCGCCGCCCTGGCCGAGCACCACCTGGGGGCGGGGAAGGGGGAGAGGAGCTCCCTCTTCCTCACCGTCTCCACAGGGATCGGCGGGGGGGTGGTCCTGGAGGGGCGGGTCCTGAGGGGGGAGAGGGGGCAGGGGGGGGAGCTGGGCCACCTCACCCTCCTCCCCGGGGGGCCCGCGTGCGGGTGCGGCCTCGAGGGGTGCCTCGAGGCCCTGGCCGCGGGCCGGGCCCTGGAGCGGGAGGCGGGCTACGCCTACAGGCGGCCCGTGGACGTCCGGGAGCTCTTCCGCCTCTTCGGGGAGGGGGATCCCAGGGCGGAGCGCATCCTTCTCCAGGGGGCCCGGTACGTGGGGATGGGCCTCGCCAGCCTGGTCAAGGCCTTTGACCCGGGGGTGGTCGTCCTGGGGGGCGGGGTGGCCCTGAACGCCCCCGAGGGGTACTGGGAGGCCCTCCTAGAGGCCTACCGCCGCTACCTCCGGGGCTGGGAGGTCCCACCCCTCAAGAAGGCCCTCTTGGGGGCTGAAGCCGGGCTTCTGGGGGCAGCCCTCACCGCTTACCTGGAGGTGCGGGATGGAGCTAGGTAA
- a CDS encoding gamma carbonic anhydrase family protein, which yields MSAYRFEAKTPKIHPTAFLAPGAYVVGEVEVGEGASIWFAAVVRGDLERVVVGPGSNVQDGAILHADPGFPCLLGPSVTVGHRAIVHGAVVEEGALIGMGAVVLNGARIGRNAVVGAGAVVTAGMEVPEGMLALGVPARVAKPVPPPENAPRYRALAERYAKGLSPLELPRRYRLTLRGQDALNPFSELHLRLKRQKGVLESLKRAAQGFPLEEAAARPLLMEGLIAPE from the coding sequence TTGAGCGCCTACCGCTTTGAGGCAAAGACGCCCAAGATCCACCCCACGGCCTTCCTCGCCCCCGGGGCCTACGTGGTGGGGGAGGTGGAGGTGGGGGAGGGGGCCTCCATATGGTTCGCCGCCGTGGTAAGGGGGGATCTGGAAAGGGTGGTCGTCGGCCCGGGGAGCAACGTCCAGGACGGGGCCATCCTCCACGCTGACCCCGGCTTTCCCTGCCTCTTGGGGCCTTCCGTCACCGTGGGGCACCGGGCCATCGTCCACGGGGCGGTGGTGGAGGAAGGGGCCCTGATCGGCATGGGGGCCGTCGTGCTCAACGGGGCCCGCATCGGCAGGAACGCCGTGGTGGGGGCGGGGGCAGTGGTGACGGCGGGAATGGAGGTCCCCGAGGGGATGCTGGCCCTGGGGGTCCCGGCCCGGGTGGCGAAGCCCGTCCCTCCCCCGGAAAACGCCCCCCGCTACCGGGCCCTGGCCGAGCGGTACGCTAAGGGGCTTTCCCCCCTGGAACTCCCCAGGCGCTACCGCCTGACCCTGAGGGGGCAGGACGCCCTCAACCCCTTCAGCGAACTCCACCTCAGGCTGAAGCGGCAAAAAGGGGTCTTGGAGAGCCTCAAGCGAGCAGCCCAGGGCTTCCCCCTGGAGGAGGCGGCGGCGAGACCCCTTCTCATGGAAGGCCTCATCGCTCCCGAGTGA
- a CDS encoding NUDIX hydrolase, with amino-acid sequence MELGAGGVVFNARREVLLLRDRMGFWVFPKGHPEEGEALEAAAVREVWEETGVKARVLLPLFPTRYVNPKGVEREVHWFLMRGEGEPRLERGMTGAGWFSPEEAKALLAFPEDLRLLEVALERLPL; translated from the coding sequence ATGGAGCTAGGGGCGGGGGGCGTGGTCTTCAACGCCAGGAGGGAGGTCCTCCTCCTCCGGGACCGCATGGGCTTCTGGGTCTTTCCCAAGGGGCACCCCGAGGAGGGGGAGGCCCTCGAGGCCGCCGCGGTCCGGGAGGTCTGGGAGGAAACGGGGGTCAAGGCCAGGGTCCTCCTTCCCCTCTTCCCCACCCGTTACGTGAACCCCAAGGGGGTGGAGCGGGAGGTGCACTGGTTCCTCATGCGGGGGGAGGGGGAGCCTAGGCTGGAGAGGGGGATGACCGGGGCGGGCTGGTTCTCCCCTGAGGAGGCCAAAGCCCTCCTCGCCTTCCCCGAGGACCTGAGGCTTTTGGAGGTGGCCCTTGAGCGCCTACCGCTTTGA
- a CDS encoding DUF1028 domain-containing protein, with the protein MRLATFSLVARDPETGDLGVAVASKFLAVGAVVPFAEAGVGAIATQSYANPRFGPQGLALLRQGASPEGVLEAFRRTDPGLEKRQFGLVAATGESLTFTGRECHPWAGGVAGEGFAAQGNLLLGPQVVEAMAEVFLSEKAPFPERLLLALKAGEEAGGDKRGKQSAALLVVGEGKGYGGLWDRYIDLRADDHPEPIGELFRLLALHRLLFERPKERRPLTEDEVRFFQGVLRGLGLYQGEVDGVFGPETEWAFLALIGMENLEERYGGGPEVDEATLAYLKGRYGWS; encoded by the coding sequence ATGAGGCTAGCCACCTTCTCCCTGGTGGCCAGGGACCCGGAAACCGGGGACCTGGGCGTGGCGGTGGCCAGCAAGTTCCTGGCGGTGGGGGCGGTGGTGCCCTTCGCCGAGGCGGGGGTGGGGGCCATCGCCACCCAGTCCTACGCCAACCCCCGCTTCGGGCCCCAGGGCCTGGCCCTCTTGCGCCAGGGGGCGAGCCCTGAGGGGGTCCTGGAGGCCTTCCGCCGCACGGACCCCGGCCTGGAGAAGCGCCAGTTCGGCCTGGTGGCGGCCACGGGGGAGAGCCTCACCTTCACCGGAAGGGAGTGCCATCCCTGGGCGGGCGGGGTGGCGGGGGAGGGCTTTGCCGCCCAGGGGAACCTCCTTCTGGGCCCCCAGGTGGTGGAGGCCATGGCCGAGGTCTTCCTCTCGGAAAAGGCCCCTTTCCCCGAGAGGCTTCTCCTGGCCCTGAAGGCCGGGGAGGAGGCCGGGGGGGACAAAAGGGGGAAGCAGTCGGCGGCCCTCTTGGTGGTGGGGGAGGGGAAGGGGTACGGGGGGCTTTGGGACCGCTACATAGACCTCCGGGCCGACGACCACCCCGAGCCCATCGGGGAGCTTTTCCGCCTCCTCGCCCTCCACCGCCTCCTCTTTGAGAGGCCCAAGGAGAGGCGGCCCCTCACCGAGGACGAGGTGCGCTTTTTCCAGGGGGTCCTCCGGGGCCTCGGGCTTTACCAAGGGGAAGTGGACGGGGTCTTCGGCCCGGAGACGGAGTGGGCCTTTCTGGCCCTCATCGGCATGGAGAACCTGGAGGAGCGCTATGGGGGAGGGCCGGAGGTGGACGAGGCCACCCTGGCCTACCTCAAGGGGAGGTACGGATGGAGCTAG
- a CDS encoding M20 family metallopeptidase: MDWVRLLSRLLQAESLPGQEGEAAALLLEALKGMGLEAGLDEAGNVEALLGEEEPEVVLAGHLDVVPVGDEALWPHPQGAVVGGSVFGRGAVDMKGPLVAMLLALEHLRARPLRGRVRFLATVQEEVGGLGSRYAAERLSPLAFVLGEPSGRRLMRGHQGRAEVFVDLEGEARHAALAGPENALYDLAEYLLSLRELPPHPGLRLTPTRVDTFPGARNQTPEVVRLYLDVRYEPEADPERLLEVLKTLGPASVYLPEEERASGEVRMRIPALWPPYRLPSDHPLLRVALKALGQEEAGVWPFTTDAPYLGAKAPVLGYGPGDPGLAHTLREHIPLAEVEAAGRDYVRLVEALWNAA, translated from the coding sequence GTGGACTGGGTCAGGCTCCTTTCCCGCCTCCTCCAGGCGGAAAGCCTCCCCGGGCAGGAGGGGGAGGCGGCGGCCCTCCTCCTGGAGGCCCTGAAGGGAATGGGCCTCGAGGCGGGGCTGGACGAGGCGGGCAACGTGGAGGCCCTCCTCGGGGAGGAGGAGCCCGAGGTGGTCCTTGCCGGCCACCTGGACGTGGTCCCCGTGGGGGACGAGGCCCTATGGCCTCACCCCCAGGGAGCGGTGGTGGGGGGATCGGTCTTTGGCCGGGGGGCGGTGGACATGAAAGGCCCCCTGGTGGCCATGCTCTTGGCCCTGGAACACCTGAGGGCGAGGCCCCTAAGGGGGCGGGTCCGCTTCCTGGCCACGGTGCAGGAGGAGGTGGGGGGCCTGGGAAGCCGCTACGCGGCGGAGAGGCTTTCCCCCTTGGCCTTCGTCCTGGGGGAGCCCTCGGGGCGCAGGCTCATGCGGGGGCACCAGGGCCGGGCCGAGGTCTTCGTGGACCTGGAGGGGGAGGCCCGGCACGCCGCCCTCGCGGGCCCGGAAAACGCCCTGTACGACCTGGCGGAGTATCTCCTTTCCCTTAGGGAACTCCCCCCCCATCCCGGCCTCAGGCTCACCCCCACCCGGGTGGACACCTTTCCCGGGGCCAGGAACCAGACCCCAGAGGTGGTCCGCCTTTACCTGGACGTGCGCTACGAGCCCGAGGCCGACCCCGAAAGGCTTTTGGAAGTCCTCAAGACCCTGGGCCCCGCCTCGGTCTACCTCCCCGAGGAAGAAAGGGCCTCGGGGGAGGTGCGGATGCGAATCCCCGCCCTCTGGCCCCCCTACCGCCTCCCCTCGGACCACCCCCTGCTCCGGGTGGCCCTGAAGGCCCTGGGGCAGGAGGAGGCCGGGGTTTGGCCCTTCACCACCGACGCCCCCTACCTGGGGGCCAAGGCCCCGGTGCTGGGTTATGGCCCCGGGGACCCCGGCCTGGCCCACACCCTACGGGAGCACATCCCCCTCGCCGAGGTGGAGGCCGCAGGCCGGGACTACGTTCGCCTAGTGGAGGCCCTATGGAACGCCGCCTGA
- a CDS encoding DUF2905 family protein, with protein sequence MELGKVLVYLGLFLLILGLLLLYFPKLFAWFGHLPGDIRLEREGLRLYIPLASALLLSLILTLLFNLLRR encoded by the coding sequence ATGGAGCTAGGTAAGGTTCTAGTCTACCTGGGCCTCTTCCTCCTGATCCTGGGGCTTCTCCTCCTCTACTTCCCCAAGCTCTTCGCCTGGTTCGGCCACCTGCCGGGGGACATCCGCCTGGAGCGGGAGGGCCTGCGGCTGTACATCCCCCTCGCCTCGGCCCTCCTCCTCTCCCTGATCCTCACCCTGCTCTTCAACCTCCTGCGCCGCTAG
- the folE gene encoding GTP cyclohydrolase I FolE yields the protein MECKMVEIEETGLTFETHVDLGRLEALAADWLQVIGEDPSREGLLKTPERVAKAWAFLTRGYRQSLEEIVNGAIFQAEGSEMVVVRGIEFYSLCEHHLLPFFGQVHVGYIPEEKILGLSKFARIVDMFARRLQVQERLAVQIAEAVQEILEPRGVGVVVDGVHLCMMMRGVEKQHSRTVTSAMLGVFREDAKTREEFLSHLRL from the coding sequence ATGGAGTGCAAGATGGTGGAGATAGAGGAAACGGGGCTGACCTTTGAAACCCATGTGGACCTGGGCCGCCTCGAGGCCTTGGCCGCAGACTGGCTCCAGGTGATCGGGGAGGACCCCAGCCGGGAAGGTCTCCTGAAGACTCCGGAAAGGGTGGCCAAGGCCTGGGCCTTCCTCACCCGCGGGTACCGGCAGAGCCTGGAGGAGATCGTCAACGGGGCCATCTTCCAGGCCGAGGGGAGCGAGATGGTGGTGGTGAGGGGGATTGAGTTCTACTCCCTGTGCGAGCACCACCTGCTTCCCTTCTTCGGCCAGGTGCACGTCGGCTACATCCCTGAGGAGAAGATCCTGGGCCTTTCCAAGTTCGCCCGCATCGTGGACATGTTCGCCCGCCGCCTCCAGGTGCAAGAGAGGCTTGCGGTGCAGATCGCCGAGGCCGTCCAGGAGATCCTGGAGCCCCGGGGGGTGGGGGTGGTGGTGGACGGCGTCCACCTCTGCATGATGATGCGGGGGGTGGAGAAGCAGCACTCCCGCACCGTCACCAGCGCCATGCTGGGGGTCTTCCGGGAGGACGCCAAGACCCGGGAGGAGTTTTTAAGCCACCTCCGCCTCTAG
- a CDS encoding ABC transporter ATP-binding protein, translated as MEALRLEGIGKRYGRKPILEGVSLAVRPGEVYALAGPNGSGKTTLIRLVTGLAFPTWGRALLLGEDVHKSPAAKRHLGAVVEAPAAFYPYLTGRENLRLHAYLSGVKDEARVGEVLARLKLLAVADQRVGSYSLGQRQRLGLAAAILHRPKVLVLDEPTSGLDPEGVELVHSLLKEEAQNGAAVLLSTHHLQEVSRYTHRVGILGGGRLLDEVTLTDQKAYRLEAHPLEGALALLRTLPQVTAARLQGGAILFKGDPEAALGALLKEGYRVKALSPQGFDLMAYYQERVRHA; from the coding sequence ATGGAGGCCCTGAGGCTAGAGGGCATCGGCAAGCGGTACGGCCGGAAGCCCATCCTGGAAGGGGTGAGCCTTGCCGTGCGCCCGGGGGAGGTCTACGCCCTGGCGGGCCCCAACGGCTCGGGCAAGACCACCCTGATCCGCCTGGTGACCGGTCTCGCCTTCCCCACCTGGGGGCGCGCCCTCCTCCTGGGGGAGGACGTGCACAAAAGCCCCGCCGCCAAGCGCCACCTGGGGGCGGTGGTGGAGGCCCCTGCGGCCTTCTACCCCTACCTCACCGGCCGTGAGAACCTGCGCCTCCACGCCTACCTTTCCGGGGTAAAGGACGAGGCCCGGGTAGGCGAGGTCCTGGCCCGGCTAAAGCTCCTCGCCGTGGCCGACCAAAGGGTGGGAAGCTACTCCTTGGGCCAGAGGCAGCGCCTGGGTCTGGCGGCGGCCATCCTCCACCGTCCCAAGGTCCTGGTCCTGGACGAGCCCACCAGCGGCCTTGACCCCGAGGGGGTGGAGCTGGTCCACAGCCTCCTGAAGGAGGAGGCGCAAAACGGCGCGGCCGTCCTCCTCTCCACCCACCACCTCCAGGAGGTCTCCCGGTACACCCATAGGGTGGGCATCCTTGGCGGAGGGCGGCTTTTGGACGAGGTGACCCTCACGGACCAGAAGGCCTACCGCCTCGAGGCCCACCCCTTGGAGGGAGCCCTGGCCCTCCTCAGGACCCTTCCGCAGGTGACCGCCGCCCGGCTCCAGGGCGGGGCCATCCTCTTTAAGGGAGACCCGGAGGCCGCCCTAGGGGCCCTTCTGAAGGAGGGCTACCGGGTGAAGGCCCTTTCCCCCCAGGGCTTTGACCTCATGGCCTACTACCAGGAAAGGGTAAGGCATGCTTAG
- a CDS encoding putative signal transducing protein → MERRLIAGTPYRKLLSAPRPVAEGIKARLEARGLPVVLETPFSGLPEAALGTYMGDVALWVPEALWGEAEALLSEETP, encoded by the coding sequence ATGGAACGCCGCCTGATCGCCGGAACCCCCTACCGCAAGCTCCTTTCTGCCCCCCGCCCCGTGGCCGAAGGGATCAAGGCCCGCCTCGAGGCCAGGGGTCTCCCCGTGGTCCTGGAGACCCCCTTCTCCGGCCTACCCGAGGCCGCCCTGGGCACCTACATGGGGGACGTGGCCCTCTGGGTCCCCGAGGCCCTATGGGGAGAGGCCGAGGCCCTTTTGTCGGAGGAGACCCCATGA
- a CDS encoding replication-associated recombination protein A, with the protein MKDVESLAERLRPKTLEEVLGQPHLTGEKGLLRRMLEAGRLASMVLFGPPGTGKTTLACLLAEGTGRPFLRLSAVETGLKEVRQAVERAREEGGLVLFLDEIHRFNKAQQDALLPHLESGLLTLVGATAENPAFLLTPALRSRLRLFPLRPLSQGDLLVLLQRALEDPRGLPGVAYEEEALRLLAQAAEGDARFALNTLELAAAFGRVDLGSVREALGAERLGMDREGDRFYDLVSALHKSLRGGHVDAALYYLARLLKGGADPRYLARRLIRVALEDIGLADPLALRLCVAAKEAYEALGSPEGELALVEAAVYLALAPKSHSLYRAWKRAEEAIAAHPEAPVPLNLRNAPTTLAQALGHGEGYAYYHEDKEGSFAQRYLPEGLEGLTLFEAVGEGWEERVRERLKALRERFRSAAPPKG; encoded by the coding sequence ATCAAGGATGTGGAGTCCTTGGCGGAGCGCCTGAGGCCCAAGACCCTCGAGGAGGTCCTGGGCCAGCCCCACCTCACGGGGGAGAAGGGGCTCCTGAGGCGGATGCTGGAGGCGGGGAGGCTTGCCTCCATGGTCCTCTTCGGCCCCCCGGGCACGGGGAAGACCACCCTGGCCTGCCTCCTGGCCGAGGGGACGGGGAGGCCCTTCCTGAGGCTTTCCGCCGTGGAAACGGGGCTTAAGGAGGTGCGCCAGGCGGTGGAAAGGGCCAGGGAAGAAGGGGGCCTCGTCCTCTTCCTGGACGAGATCCACCGCTTTAACAAGGCCCAGCAGGACGCCCTCTTGCCCCACCTGGAGTCGGGCCTTCTCACCCTGGTGGGGGCCACGGCGGAAAACCCCGCCTTCCTCCTCACCCCCGCCCTCCGCTCCCGCCTCCGCCTCTTCCCCCTGAGGCCCCTTTCGCAAGGGGACCTCCTCGTCCTCCTCCAGCGGGCCCTGGAGGACCCCAGGGGCCTTCCCGGGGTGGCCTACGAGGAGGAGGCCCTCCGCCTCCTGGCCCAGGCGGCGGAAGGGGACGCCCGCTTCGCCCTGAACACCCTGGAGCTCGCCGCCGCCTTCGGGCGGGTGGACCTTGGGAGCGTGCGCGAGGCCTTGGGGGCGGAAAGGCTAGGCATGGACCGGGAAGGGGATCGGTTTTACGACCTGGTCTCCGCCCTGCACAAAAGCCTCCGGGGAGGCCACGTGGACGCCGCCCTCTACTACCTGGCGAGGCTCCTAAAGGGCGGGGCCGACCCCCGATACCTGGCCCGGAGGCTCATCCGGGTGGCCCTCGAGGACATCGGCCTGGCCGACCCTCTGGCCCTGAGGCTTTGTGTGGCCGCCAAGGAGGCCTACGAGGCCCTGGGGAGCCCGGAGGGAGAGCTCGCCCTGGTGGAGGCCGCGGTCTACCTGGCCCTGGCCCCCAAGTCCCATAGCCTCTACCGGGCCTGGAAGCGGGCGGAGGAGGCCATAGCCGCCCACCCCGAGGCCCCTGTACCCCTGAACCTGAGGAACGCCCCCACCACCCTGGCCCAGGCCCTGGGGCACGGGGAGGGCTACGCCTACTACCACGAGGACAAGGAGGGGAGCTTTGCCCAGAGGTACCTGCCGGAAGGGCTGGAGGGCCTCACCCTCTTTGAGGCCGTGGGGGAAGGCTGGGAAGAGAGGGTGCGGGAGAGGCTAAAGGCCCTTAGGGAGCGGTTCCGAAGCGCAGCGCCGCCGAAAGGCTAA